A genomic window from Punica granatum isolate Tunisia-2019 chromosome 2, ASM765513v2, whole genome shotgun sequence includes:
- the LOC116196587 gene encoding palmitoyl-acyl carrier protein thioesterase, chloroplastic-like: MVATAAASPFFPLPSPNYPAKATKHGNGNLQVKADAQAHPKINGSFVGSMTCPETAKADDSTPSPPPKTSLYDRLPDWSMLLAAITSIFMAARKQQLMTLDQKLRRPGMFIDPFGLGGIVQDGLVFRQNFTIRSYEIGADQTASIETIMNQLQEAALSHFMTAGLIFDGFGSTREMTKRNLIWVVTKMQVLVDRYPTWGDVVQVDAWLSASGRNGMRIDWLVRDVKTEETRTRASSVWVMMNKLTRKLSKIPKEVRGEIEPHLLNSAPVVDEDSRKLPKLDAKTADYVLSGLTPRWSDLDVNQHVNNVKYIGWILESTPQTILETHDLLAITLEYRRECGRDSVRQSLTKISGDGAEKSRKVEFKHLLQLETGHEIVRARTEWKPKESNNNGHLGEFFTECT; encoded by the exons ATGGTTGCTACAGCTGCTGCTTCCCCTTTCTTCCCACTACCTTCACCAAATTACCCAGCCAAAGCTACCAAGCATGGAAATG GTAACTTGCAGGTTAAGGCAGACGCCCAGGCCCACccgaagatcaatggaagctTTGTTGGCTCGATGACATGCCCCGAAACTGCAAAGGCTGATGATAGTACGCCTTCACCTCCCCCAAAGACCTCCTTATATGATCGCTTGCCTGATTGGAGTATGCTCCTCGCTGCTATTACAAGCATCTTCATGGCGGCAAGGAAGCAACAACTGATGACGCTTGATCAGAAACTGAGACGACCAGGCATGTTTATCGATCCATTCGGTCTAGGGGGGATAGTGCAAGATGGCCTTGTGTTCAGGCAGAATTTTACTATTAGGTCTTATGAAATAGGTGCGGATCAGACAGCATCCATAGAGACGATAATGAATCAGTTACAG GAGGCCGCCCTCAGTCATTTTATGACTGCCGGGCTTATATTTGATGGTTTTGGTTCTACGCGGGAGATGACCAAGAGAAACCTGATTTGGGTTGTCACAAAGATGCAAGTTTTGGTCGATCGATATCCCACTTG GGGTGATGTTGTTCAAGTAGACGCATGGTTATCTGCATCTGGTAGGAACGGCATGCGGATTGATTGGCTTGTAAGGGATGTAAAAACCGAAGAAACTCGAACAAGGGCCTCTAG CGTGTGGGTGATGATGAATAAATTGACAAGAAAATTATCCAAAATTCCCAAAGAGGTTCGAGGAGAAATAGAACCTCATCTTCTGAACTCCGCTCCTGTTGTGGATGAGGACAGTAGGAAGCTGCCTAAGTTGGATGCCAAAACTGCAGATTATGTCCTCTCAGGTTTAACT CCTAGGTGGAGTGATTTAGATGTGAACCAGCATGTCAACAATGTGAAGTACATTGGCTGGATTCTTGag AGTACTCCTCAGACAATTCTGGAgactcatgacctcttggcAATAACGCTGGAGTATAGGAGGGAATGTGGCAGGGACAGCGTGCGCCAGTCACTGACCAAGATCTCTGGGGATGGAGCGGAGAAGTCCCGCAAAGTTGAGTTCAAGCACTTGCTTCAACTAGAGACTGGGCACGAGATTGTTCGGGCAAGGACCGAATGGAAGCCCAAAGAGAGTAACAATAACGGACATCTTGGCGAGT
- the LOC116195471 gene encoding tudor domain-containing protein 3 produces MAETSTAAAAASSPSSSSTSDAVLQALVKRGWSFADPEHIKAITTVKCILLDDPEDTRSVAEAVESELLNLDLRSIGAKSLPDPAALRKSSHLFGPKVLQISSVRDISKSSIEDVPKNSSRRLLRLKLTDGHIEITAVEFTHIPSIPGDVVPGTKVRLENKVAVRSGIVCLGPRVLTVLGGVVQSLYEEWEMSRKYSAFSRESLQSQHTDDGGPPPFEKLQINASSSRVAQPGGFSQRSGSTSKNNRSGDWESADTLRNKSSGRWENREPRADAEGRTLRTASFTGKAEEKPNTSSDTRQKEVAESAPVQNQAAAQKLLQKMSQPSQERGRRGRGKGRQEEAQVFTLDEWEKRKAAVKPSMKEELPNRSVDEDLAWQLQNQFDLEDAHYVQGSPDETEAERIRRSMFSYGKENDNAQGLGGGRRGRGRGRRKRRGRF; encoded by the exons ATGGCGGAAACCTCAACtgcagctgctgctgcttcttctccatcttcttcttctacttcCGATGCGGTCTTACAAGCCCTAGTGAAGAGAGGATGGTCGTTCGCCGACCCGGAACACATTAAGGCCATTACCACAGTGAAGTGCATTCTGCTCGATGACCCCGAGGACACGCGCTCCGTCGCCGAAGCCGTAGAATCGGAGCTTCTGAATTTGGACCTCAGGTCCATCGGGGCCAAGTCCTTGCCCGATCCGGCTGCTCTTCGCAAGTCCTCGCATCTCTTCGGCCCCAAAGTTCTTCAG ATCTCTTCAGTGAGGGACATATCCAAGAGCAGCATAGAAGATGTGCcaaagaattccagtcggcgCTTGTTGAGGTTAAAACTCACTGACGGGCACATTGAGATAACTGCTGTAGAGTTCACGCATATACCGTCAATTCCAGGGGATGTTGTCCCTGGTACCAAG GTCCGATTAGAAAACAAAGTCGCAGTGCGCAGTGGCATTGTATGCTTAGGTCCTCGAGTGCTTACAGTTTTGGGCGGGGTAGTTCAATCTCTCTATGAAGAATGGGAGATGAGCAGAAAATACTCGGCCTTCTCTCGTGAATCGTTACAATCACAGCATACTGATGACGGTGGTCCACCCCcatttgaaaaattacaaatcaatgcATCATCAAGTCGGGTTGCTCAACCAGGAGGATTTTCAC aAAGATCTGGGTCCACCTCTAAAAATAATAGATCAGGTGACTGGGAATCTGCAGATACATTAAGGAATAAATCTAGTGGGAGATGGGAAAACCGTGAACCCAGAGCAGATGCTGAAGGCAGAACTTTGAGAACAGCTTCCTTCACTGGAAAAGCTGAAGAAAAACCTAATACTTCTTCTGACACTAGACAAAAAGAAG TTGCGGAGTCTGCACCTGTTCAAAATCAAGCGGCGGCTCAAAAGCTCCTCCAAAAGATGAGTCAGCCGAGTCAGGAGCGAGGTAGGAGAGGGCGAGGAAAGGGAAGACAAGAAGAAGCCCAGGTTTTCACACTGGATGAGTGGGAAAAGAGGAAGGCAGCTGTAAAGCCTTCAATGAAGGAGGAGCTTCCTAATAGAAGTGTCGATGAGGATCTCGCGTGGCAGCTTCAAAACCAATTTGATTTGGAAGATGCCCATTAT GTGCAGGGAAGCCCTGACGAGACAGAAGCAGAGAGAATCAGGAGGAGCATGTTCAGTTATGGAAAGGAGAATGACAATGCCCAGGGGCTCGGTGGCGGTCGTAGAGGCAGGGGAAGGGGGAGGCggaagagaagaggaagattCTGA